From a single Fulvivirga ulvae genomic region:
- a CDS encoding prolyl oligopeptidase family serine peptidase: MKTWIKVILGFLLMHSAMAQDRSAFKKEYFVSGVDTLKYRVLWPGNFSKTTQYPVVLFLHGAGERGYDNEKQLVHGSKLFLEERDNYPAIVIFPQCPENDYWSNVEKKITDDGRIFQFQQGGSPNKSLALVSGLLDKFLNESYVDKRRVYVGGLSMGGMGTFELVSRRPDTFAAAFAICGGGHPESAKRYAGKVPFWVFHGAEDDVVPPKYSEIMVEAIKKAGGDVKFTLYPDTNHNSWDKAFAEPELLSWLFSNKKQTTN; the protein is encoded by the coding sequence ATGAAGACATGGATTAAGGTCATACTAGGCTTTTTACTTATGCATTCGGCTATGGCACAGGATAGAAGCGCTTTTAAAAAGGAATATTTTGTCTCTGGTGTAGATACACTGAAATACAGGGTATTATGGCCCGGCAATTTCAGCAAAACCACACAGTATCCGGTAGTGCTCTTTCTTCATGGTGCCGGCGAACGGGGGTATGACAATGAAAAGCAACTGGTTCATGGGAGTAAACTCTTTCTGGAAGAAAGGGATAACTATCCGGCCATAGTTATTTTCCCTCAATGCCCTGAAAACGACTACTGGTCAAATGTGGAGAAAAAGATAACCGATGACGGCAGGATTTTTCAATTTCAGCAGGGTGGTAGTCCTAATAAGTCACTGGCATTGGTTTCAGGCCTGCTGGATAAGTTCTTAAACGAATCCTATGTAGATAAGCGCCGGGTGTATGTTGGAGGGCTGTCTATGGGAGGTATGGGTACATTTGAGTTGGTGAGCAGAAGGCCCGATACTTTTGCTGCAGCTTTTGCCATTTGCGGGGGAGGTCATCCTGAAAGTGCAAAACGCTATGCCGGCAAAGTGCCGTTTTGGGTTTTTCACGGGGCTGAGGATGATGTGGTACCTCCGAAATACTCTGAAATTATGGTAGAAGCTATTAAAAAGGCAGGTGGCGATGTGAAATTTACCCTGTACCCCGACACCAATCACAATAGCTGGGACAAGGCTTTTGCCGAACCTGAACTTTTAAGCTGGTTATTTTCAAACAAAAAGCAGACAACAAATTAA
- a CDS encoding glucoamylase family protein: MTKYLYLFITTLLILAASCSQKPQSTEVESGDITRIISDDSLMTLVQYQTFQYFWDNAEPVSGLGRERTHMDGVYPQNDKNVVTTGGSGFGLMAILVGIERGFITREQGLKRFQQIVDYLEKADRFHGAWPHWLMGETGKVKAFSPKDDGGDLVETAFLVQGLLTVREYFKDGNEAEKALAAKIDELWKGVEWNWYTKGGENVLYWHWSPNNGWDMNFPVGGYNECLIMYVLAAASPTFPIEPEVYHQGWARNDSITSDTTYMGYETILDHYETNNDPVGPLFWAHYSYLGLDPRTLKDKYADYWKLNQNHALIHYEYCVENPENYEGYGEKCWGLTSSYSPKGYAGHHPGHDLGVISPTAALSSFPYTPKHSMDFLRFMYTEADSLVGEYGPYDAFSFEKNWYKPHYLAIDQGPIPVMVENYRTGLLWKLFMNAPEVKEGLNKLGFTYEDMD; encoded by the coding sequence ATGACCAAATATTTATACCTCTTTATAACTACTCTTTTAATACTGGCTGCTTCATGTAGCCAGAAGCCACAATCAACAGAAGTGGAATCCGGAGATATTACACGCATCATTTCCGACGATTCCCTGATGACATTGGTACAGTACCAGACATTTCAGTACTTCTGGGACAATGCCGAGCCGGTTTCAGGATTAGGCCGTGAAAGAACACATATGGATGGTGTTTACCCCCAGAATGATAAAAATGTGGTCACAACAGGAGGTTCAGGCTTTGGTCTGATGGCTATATTGGTGGGTATTGAGCGTGGCTTTATTACTAGGGAGCAGGGGCTGAAAAGGTTTCAGCAGATAGTTGATTATCTTGAAAAGGCCGACCGTTTTCATGGCGCATGGCCGCACTGGCTAATGGGAGAAACCGGTAAGGTAAAGGCATTTAGCCCCAAAGATGACGGAGGGGATTTGGTGGAAACCGCTTTTCTGGTACAGGGCCTGCTAACTGTACGGGAGTATTTTAAAGATGGCAATGAAGCGGAAAAAGCACTGGCAGCCAAAATAGATGAACTCTGGAAAGGTGTAGAATGGAACTGGTACACCAAAGGAGGCGAAAATGTATTGTACTGGCATTGGTCTCCCAACAATGGCTGGGATATGAACTTTCCCGTTGGCGGCTACAATGAGTGCCTGATCATGTACGTGCTTGCTGCTGCTTCACCTACCTTTCCGATAGAGCCTGAGGTTTATCATCAAGGCTGGGCACGCAACGACTCCATTACCAGCGATACCACCTACATGGGGTATGAGACCATTCTCGATCACTATGAGACTAATAATGATCCTGTTGGGCCACTGTTTTGGGCACATTATTCTTACCTCGGCCTTGATCCGCGAACACTTAAGGATAAATATGCCGATTACTGGAAGCTTAACCAGAACCATGCATTGATCCACTACGAGTATTGTGTGGAAAATCCTGAAAATTATGAAGGGTATGGAGAGAAGTGCTGGGGACTTACTTCAAGTTATTCTCCCAAAGGATATGCCGGACACCACCCTGGACACGACCTGGGTGTGATTTCACCAACTGCAGCACTATCCTCATTCCCATATACACCAAAACATAGCATGGACTTTTTGAGGTTTATGTACACCGAAGCAGATAGTCTTGTAGGAGAATATGGCCCTTACGATGCATTTAGTTTCGAAAAGAACTGGTATAAACCACATTACCTTGCCATTGACCAGGGACCTATCCCTGTAATGGTCGAAAACTACAGAACAGGGCTACTCTGGAAGCTGTTTATGAATGCCCCGGAAGTGAAAGAAGGACTAAACAAACTCGGCTTTACCTATGAAGACATGGATTAA
- a CDS encoding glucoamylase family protein, giving the protein MKLKSCFLFTVLMMSLLSCNDDDASQEPFGLKQAFMGSTAISIDGSETTEGLPVDKPITLIFTGALDETSLLSAISLTSDSKDVAFEATLSAQNTVLIHPATLLESSTVYTLSISEQLHGAGGGSATAVSFSFKTKPEDLKLLSVVIDGNTIDQKPLVTNVKVNPTFTFSFSGPVDMESFEEALQISGTVAPVITSEDGKMVSVTSSITLEYLKKYNLELMETLKGTDNEPFFGYELTFYTQLDSTYKFPEITDEELLTKVQEQTFKYFWDFAHPTSGLARERNTSGDVVTIGGSGFGVMTILVGIERGFITRQQGMDRLETIVDFLSTADRFHGVWPHWVNGNTGEVIPFSQKDDGADLVETAFMVQGLLTVREYLNDGDTQEAAIKSAITQLWEAVEWDWFTREGEEVLYWHWSPNYGWDMNHQISGWNESLIVYVLAASSPTHAIDAEVYHQGWAGNGEMKNGNEYYGIELPVGSAYGGPLFFAHYSFLGLDPRNLEDQYANYWIQNVNHTSINRMHCIANPKDYVGYSKVSWGLTASDNHEGYSAHSPDNDLGVITPTAAISSMPYTPEYSMEAIKHFYYLLGDKLWGTYGFYDAFNFTREWTASSYLAIDQGPIVTMIENYRTALLWDLFMTNKEIENGLDKLSFTSY; this is encoded by the coding sequence ATGAAATTGAAAAGTTGTTTTTTGTTTACCGTGCTCATGATGAGCCTGCTTTCTTGCAACGATGATGATGCAAGCCAGGAGCCGTTTGGCTTAAAGCAGGCCTTTATGGGCTCAACAGCAATCAGTATCGACGGTAGTGAAACAACAGAAGGTTTACCTGTTGACAAGCCTATAACATTGATCTTTACCGGAGCTTTAGATGAAACATCTTTACTATCCGCCATTTCATTGACCTCAGACAGTAAGGACGTGGCATTTGAAGCTACACTTTCAGCACAGAATACTGTGCTAATTCATCCGGCTACCCTTCTGGAAAGTAGCACAGTCTATACCTTAAGTATATCCGAACAGCTCCATGGAGCCGGTGGAGGAAGTGCTACGGCCGTATCTTTCAGCTTTAAAACCAAACCGGAAGACCTGAAGCTTTTGTCAGTTGTAATAGATGGGAACACTATTGATCAAAAACCGCTGGTTACCAATGTCAAGGTAAACCCGACCTTCACATTCAGTTTTTCAGGTCCGGTGGATATGGAATCTTTTGAGGAAGCACTTCAAATATCAGGCACTGTTGCCCCGGTAATAACCTCTGAGGATGGCAAAATGGTTAGTGTGACCAGTTCCATTACCCTGGAATATCTGAAAAAATATAATTTGGAGTTAATGGAAACATTAAAAGGTACAGATAATGAGCCTTTCTTCGGTTACGAATTGACTTTTTATACACAACTCGATTCTACTTACAAATTCCCTGAAATAACGGATGAAGAATTGCTTACCAAAGTACAGGAGCAGACTTTCAAATACTTCTGGGATTTTGCTCATCCTACCAGTGGTCTTGCCAGGGAGCGTAATACTTCCGGTGATGTGGTAACCATTGGGGGTTCCGGATTTGGAGTGATGACAATCCTTGTAGGTATAGAGCGAGGGTTCATCACTCGCCAGCAAGGGATGGACAGGCTTGAGACAATAGTTGATTTTTTGTCCACCGCCGATCGCTTTCATGGGGTCTGGCCCCACTGGGTAAATGGTAATACAGGAGAAGTAATACCATTTAGTCAGAAAGATGATGGTGCCGATCTTGTAGAAACTGCATTCATGGTCCAGGGTTTGCTCACGGTGCGTGAATACCTGAATGATGGAGATACCCAGGAAGCTGCCATAAAATCTGCCATCACCCAACTATGGGAAGCGGTAGAGTGGGACTGGTTTACCCGAGAAGGCGAGGAGGTGCTTTACTGGCATTGGTCCCCCAACTATGGCTGGGATATGAACCACCAGATCAGCGGGTGGAATGAGTCTTTGATCGTCTACGTGCTGGCGGCATCTTCGCCCACACATGCCATTGATGCAGAAGTTTATCACCAGGGCTGGGCTGGCAACGGGGAAATGAAAAATGGCAATGAATATTACGGTATTGAACTCCCGGTGGGCAGTGCATACGGTGGGCCATTGTTTTTTGCACACTATTCTTTCCTTGGCCTGGATCCCCGCAACCTTGAAGACCAGTACGCAAACTACTGGATCCAAAATGTAAACCATACCTCCATCAACAGGATGCACTGCATAGCTAACCCGAAAGATTACGTAGGCTACAGCAAAGTAAGCTGGGGGCTTACGGCCAGTGATAATCATGAAGGGTATTCGGCACATTCGCCTGATAACGATCTTGGAGTGATTACGCCAACGGCTGCCATTTCTTCTATGCCTTATACTCCCGAATACTCAATGGAAGCCATAAAGCACTTTTATTATTTGCTTGGAGACAAGCTCTGGGGGACGTATGGGTTTTATGATGCCTTTAACTTTACGCGAGAGTGGACGGCCAGCTCTTACCTTGCCATAGATCAGGGACCGATAGTTACCATGATAGAAAATTATCGTACAGCACTGCTTTGGGATCTGTTTATGACTAACAAAGAAATTGAAAACGGATTAGATAAATTAAGTTTTACCTCATATTAA
- a CDS encoding LamG domain-containing protein has translation MKLYKLYIMGAIFAFGCDDGYIDDISAVDPGPDESAPVVTISNPTGDIFIPFTENTADVTFKFQATDDIEVQSVSIALDGAELADFSDFKDYRNANNSFTYEGLPIGEHTVAVTATDPSGKETTESVTFIVTNEYFPKDGEIFYMPFEGGVFLDIISEKSATTSGAPGFADGIKGNALSLDAANESYILFPGDTLAGVENFTLSFWAKVDYVGDESGIDGSFGLVSLSNVSSFWGNIEVLVDGGNLTNGANMKAHVTNGASETWVTGITNLTNIFGQWSNHTLTYDATSSEIKYYINGELKSTTPAAWTGPLAFENVGSMVFGTYQFQTTPSLTSATGSQPWASFLTGEIDEVRIFNRALSADEIQALVDDVD, from the coding sequence ATGAAATTATATAAATTATACATAATGGGAGCCATATTCGCCTTTGGTTGCGATGACGGCTATATAGATGATATTTCGGCCGTAGATCCGGGACCGGATGAGTCTGCCCCTGTAGTTACCATCAGCAATCCGACGGGTGATATTTTTATTCCTTTCACTGAAAACACTGCCGATGTTACCTTTAAGTTCCAGGCTACTGATGACATTGAAGTGCAGTCTGTATCCATAGCGCTTGATGGAGCTGAGCTGGCTGATTTTTCTGACTTTAAAGACTACAGGAATGCCAACAATTCTTTTACCTATGAAGGCCTTCCGATTGGTGAACATACAGTTGCGGTAACAGCAACAGATCCTTCAGGTAAAGAAACTACCGAGTCAGTAACTTTTATAGTGACCAACGAATATTTCCCCAAGGATGGAGAGATTTTTTATATGCCATTTGAAGGAGGTGTCTTCCTTGACATTATCAGTGAAAAGAGCGCTACTACAAGTGGGGCGCCGGGTTTTGCCGACGGCATTAAAGGCAATGCACTTAGCTTGGATGCAGCTAATGAGTCATACATACTTTTCCCGGGAGATACATTAGCCGGAGTAGAGAATTTTACCCTGTCATTTTGGGCAAAGGTGGATTATGTAGGTGATGAATCGGGAATAGACGGTTCATTTGGGTTGGTCAGTCTGTCAAATGTAAGTTCCTTCTGGGGCAACATCGAGGTGCTCGTAGATGGTGGCAATTTGACTAATGGTGCAAATATGAAGGCACACGTTACCAATGGTGCAAGTGAAACCTGGGTTACTGGAATCACTAACTTAACTAATATTTTTGGTCAGTGGTCTAACCACACGCTAACTTATGACGCCACCTCTTCGGAAATCAAATACTACATCAATGGAGAGTTGAAATCCACAACTCCTGCCGCATGGACAGGCCCTTTGGCTTTCGAGAATGTAGGCTCTATGGTATTCGGAACATATCAGTTCCAAACTACACCCAGTTTAACTTCTGCTACTGGGTCACAGCCATGGGCCAGCTTCTTAACCGGCGAAATCGATGAAGTGAGAATATTTAACAGGGCGCTTTCGGCAGATGAAATTCAGGCGCTGGTAGATGATGTGGATTGA
- a CDS encoding RagB/SusD family nutrient uptake outer membrane protein: protein MKPIKFLKYIMSLTLASLIVLSCDDSLNEPLENEVVLDGVDYTKTEDMFRLLTGAYAKLYELQWETYPLISVRGDDVDPNGDQEPLLATDVYRYDRSFWMYNSAWLNLYSDIIDYHANMEQIALYKEYAPNPAEADQYIAEIKVMRAFSLFQLSRLWGGLLITTSSSTDELYTTEVSSREEVMQHISADMDAAIPLLPNVHPNQRTDIPGGITRYTALAVKALANLELKNYQEVANATGQIIESGAFTLYPDFYELFKIPGKLSSENILELQYSDLGQGSGQNFSYLYEFFGPNDYAPAVAGAGGGWGFWEPTEKYIKFMLDRGETVRLETSVLFTEEGIAKIKSDPAYATLPAWVSNETRDGDIIGKTDGSPNPRSMFSSGKHYLPSNQLTPGRTVYGTNKNFICIRYAEILLMHAEALTQGATSSVMSADAALNEVRDRAGLGDISGVTLEDVLNEKYAEFAMEWGIRFYDLVRHNRTEELDYDVRNYIEEEDKYLPYPLAQLDLLPQLAEYEQN from the coding sequence ATGAAACCTATCAAGTTTTTAAAATATATAATGAGTCTGACACTGGCATCACTAATCGTGCTGTCGTGCGACGACTCTCTGAACGAGCCCCTCGAAAATGAGGTAGTGCTTGACGGCGTTGACTACACAAAAACCGAGGATATGTTCCGTCTTTTGACAGGTGCATACGCTAAGCTATATGAATTGCAATGGGAGACCTACCCGCTGATATCAGTAAGAGGTGATGATGTAGACCCGAATGGTGATCAGGAGCCTTTGCTGGCTACCGATGTGTACCGCTACGACAGGTCATTCTGGATGTACAATTCAGCCTGGCTTAACCTTTACTCCGACATCATCGACTACCATGCAAATATGGAGCAGATAGCCCTTTACAAGGAGTATGCACCAAATCCGGCTGAGGCTGATCAGTATATAGCCGAAATTAAGGTGATGAGAGCATTTTCTCTATTCCAGCTTTCACGGCTCTGGGGAGGCTTATTGATCACAACCAGTTCTTCGACTGACGAATTATACACCACAGAAGTATCTTCACGTGAGGAAGTGATGCAGCATATTTCTGCTGATATGGATGCAGCTATACCTTTGCTGCCCAATGTGCATCCCAACCAAAGGACGGACATCCCGGGTGGTATTACCCGCTATACCGCCCTTGCTGTAAAAGCGCTGGCCAACCTGGAGCTTAAAAACTATCAGGAAGTAGCCAATGCTACCGGACAAATCATTGAATCGGGCGCATTTACCCTATATCCTGATTTTTATGAGCTTTTCAAAATTCCGGGCAAGTTGAGTAGCGAAAATATTCTTGAGCTACAGTACTCAGACTTGGGGCAAGGCTCAGGGCAAAATTTCTCATACCTGTATGAATTCTTTGGCCCCAACGATTACGCTCCCGCAGTTGCGGGTGCTGGTGGAGGCTGGGGCTTCTGGGAGCCTACGGAGAAGTATATCAAGTTCATGCTGGATAGAGGAGAAACCGTAAGGCTGGAAACCAGCGTACTTTTCACAGAGGAAGGCATAGCGAAAATAAAATCTGACCCTGCTTATGCCACACTTCCGGCATGGGTCTCCAATGAAACCAGGGATGGTGATATTATTGGTAAAACTGACGGTTCACCAAACCCAAGGTCGATGTTTTCAAGTGGAAAACACTATCTGCCTTCCAACCAACTAACTCCCGGAAGGACTGTATATGGTACCAACAAAAACTTTATATGCATACGTTATGCAGAGATCTTGTTGATGCATGCCGAAGCCCTTACTCAAGGAGCTACGAGCAGTGTAATGAGTGCTGACGCTGCCTTGAATGAGGTACGCGACAGGGCTGGACTTGGAGATATCTCAGGAGTTACATTGGAAGATGTGCTGAATGAGAAGTATGCAGAATTTGCCATGGAGTGGGGCATCAGGTTTTATGACCTTGTACGTCACAACAGGACTGAGGAGCTTGATTATGATGTCAGAAATTACATCGAAGAAGAGGACAAATACCTGCCATATCCATTGGCTCAGCTTGATCTGTTGCCTCAGTTAGCGGAGTATGAACAAAATTAA
- a CDS encoding SusC/RagA family TonB-linked outer membrane protein, with amino-acid sequence MLKYLLSLMLALAVISGARAQTNVSGKVTSSDDGQPLPGVNVLVENTTKGTVTDIDGNYSLSLNEGENVIIFSFIGFATQSVNVSGRSVIDISMESDITSLDEIVVVGYGTQQEKDLTSAIATVKAEEIQKTPTSQAMQALQGKVAGVQIVSRGEPGEGPKVRVRGVGSLQGKSDPLYVVDGMFFDNIDFLNTADIASISVLKDASAAAIYGVRAANGVVLIETKSGSYDQAPQIVYDGYYGVQVPQNVLKMANAEQFSQYVRETGSSADIAFLNAAFQRYGRSRVNPNVPDVNTDWYDEVLQTAPIQNHSITISGGGQNSRYAVGASYFDQEGLLQHTRNDYERFNFRSKVDFDAANWLNVGGNVNISNATRYVADNAVWFKTYFAVPILPVYDDQNTDAEPFSLSNAKILGYRNSQNPFYDLLYNDDRFKVTKILANFYADFEILPNKLSFKTSYNYNFGSVNQRTVDFAFNDGLSPVVSGIKKQNTTSLDEIWDNILTFNENIGAHSFSIMGGYSYRSETADLLFAKGTELNPSPNPDNEEYWYIDNGAIDVGEVGDFDDENSDLGKFYGTSYFGRISYNYDDRYLIYGTFRRDGTNKFQEKWGNFPTVGVGWVLSEESFFDFKPVNFLKIRASWGKLGNDSSPAAVGKPTLVGTETAIGGILVLGNEADVFYDLLEKWETTEETNIGISGRFLENKLSLEADYYIRDTEDAALPIVLPLVRDQIRRNRGVIRNSGLELALNWSDNISEDLSYSVGGNLATLKNEVRDLGGQPYLNAGQGEFRQRSIIGEPIEAFFGYEVEGVFQNEGQISSSGLTQEFIDANNIIPGDFRFKDQNNDGVIDDLDRVVLGSYLPKLTYGFNIGVNYKNIELTANFQGQTGHSILNRKRGEMLFTTDTNIDADLADNLWRGEGTSNEYPSAAGLRKAYNLSMSDYFVEDGSYFRIQNVRLAYSLINRELFGAPMPDVRITLTAERPLTVFDYNGFNPEVADGIDRQTYPIPGIYTIGLNIKL; translated from the coding sequence ATGCTAAAATATTTACTCTCTCTTATGCTAGCTCTGGCCGTTATATCCGGTGCAAGAGCACAGACAAATGTTAGTGGAAAGGTGACATCATCAGACGACGGCCAGCCGTTGCCGGGTGTCAATGTGCTTGTGGAGAATACAACTAAAGGTACAGTCACCGATATTGATGGAAATTATTCGCTGAGTCTTAATGAAGGTGAAAATGTCATCATCTTTTCATTTATAGGTTTTGCGACACAAAGTGTGAATGTGAGTGGCAGAAGTGTCATTGACATTAGTATGGAAAGTGATATTACCTCACTGGATGAAATTGTAGTAGTTGGGTATGGAACCCAGCAGGAAAAAGACCTTACTTCTGCCATTGCCACAGTAAAGGCCGAAGAGATACAGAAGACACCCACAAGTCAGGCAATGCAGGCCCTTCAGGGAAAAGTGGCCGGTGTACAGATCGTGAGCCGTGGTGAACCTGGGGAAGGCCCCAAGGTTAGGGTTAGGGGTGTAGGTTCTCTACAAGGAAAATCCGATCCACTTTACGTGGTTGACGGGATGTTCTTCGATAACATCGACTTCCTGAATACCGCTGATATCGCAAGCATCTCAGTGCTGAAAGATGCTTCTGCCGCTGCCATTTACGGTGTGCGTGCTGCTAATGGTGTAGTACTTATCGAAACGAAATCCGGATCATACGACCAGGCACCGCAAATTGTTTATGATGGTTACTATGGTGTGCAGGTACCTCAGAATGTATTGAAAATGGCTAATGCGGAGCAGTTTTCTCAATACGTCCGGGAAACCGGATCATCAGCTGATATTGCTTTTCTCAATGCCGCCTTTCAGCGATATGGGCGAAGCCGGGTAAACCCTAACGTACCTGATGTAAATACCGACTGGTATGATGAGGTACTGCAGACGGCACCCATTCAAAATCACTCTATTACCATCAGTGGAGGAGGCCAGAATTCGCGCTATGCTGTTGGGGCAAGTTACTTTGATCAGGAAGGTCTGCTACAGCATACCCGCAATGACTATGAACGTTTCAACTTCCGGAGTAAAGTGGACTTTGATGCTGCCAACTGGTTAAATGTAGGAGGTAATGTCAACATCAGCAATGCTACAAGATATGTTGCCGACAACGCCGTATGGTTCAAAACCTATTTTGCAGTTCCTATCCTGCCGGTTTATGATGATCAAAACACCGATGCGGAACCTTTTAGTCTGTCCAATGCCAAAATATTAGGCTATAGAAATTCGCAAAATCCGTTTTATGATCTGCTGTATAACGATGACAGATTCAAGGTCACTAAAATACTTGCAAATTTCTACGCAGATTTCGAGATCCTTCCCAACAAGCTATCATTTAAGACCTCCTACAATTATAACTTCGGCTCGGTAAATCAGCGAACCGTGGACTTTGCCTTTAATGATGGACTTTCACCGGTAGTATCGGGAATTAAAAAACAGAATACTACTTCCCTTGATGAGATATGGGATAACATTTTAACTTTCAATGAAAATATTGGGGCACATAGCTTCAGCATCATGGGAGGCTACTCTTACCGTAGCGAAACTGCTGATCTGCTTTTCGCTAAAGGTACTGAGTTAAACCCTTCTCCAAATCCTGATAATGAGGAGTATTGGTACATAGACAACGGAGCTATCGATGTGGGAGAAGTAGGGGATTTTGACGATGAAAATAGTGATCTGGGTAAATTCTATGGCACTTCCTATTTCGGGCGGATCTCCTACAACTATGATGACCGTTACCTGATCTACGGTACTTTCAGAAGAGATGGTACAAACAAATTCCAGGAGAAATGGGGCAATTTCCCTACCGTAGGTGTAGGCTGGGTGCTTTCAGAAGAGAGTTTCTTCGACTTTAAACCGGTTAATTTCCTGAAGATCAGGGCTAGCTGGGGTAAGTTGGGCAATGATTCATCGCCTGCAGCGGTTGGTAAGCCTACTTTGGTAGGCACAGAAACCGCAATAGGTGGAATACTTGTGTTGGGTAATGAAGCCGATGTTTTTTATGACCTGCTGGAGAAGTGGGAAACTACTGAAGAAACCAACATAGGTATAAGCGGAAGGTTCCTGGAAAACAAGCTTTCACTTGAAGCGGATTACTATATCAGGGATACCGAAGATGCTGCTCTCCCTATCGTGTTACCATTGGTTAGAGATCAGATTCGTAGAAACAGAGGTGTTATACGCAATTCAGGACTTGAGCTTGCACTTAACTGGTCTGACAACATTTCTGAGGACCTGTCTTACTCCGTTGGAGGAAACCTTGCCACCCTCAAAAATGAAGTTAGAGACCTCGGCGGACAGCCTTATCTGAATGCAGGACAAGGCGAGTTCCGTCAGAGATCAATCATTGGAGAGCCGATAGAAGCCTTTTTCGGGTATGAAGTGGAAGGTGTATTCCAAAACGAAGGGCAGATCAGCAGTAGCGGCCTGACCCAGGAATTTATTGATGCCAATAATATTATTCCCGGTGATTTCAGGTTCAAAGACCAAAACAATGATGGTGTGATAGATGACCTCGATCGTGTGGTGTTAGGCTCATATTTACCCAAGTTAACTTATGGATTCAATATCGGTGTTAATTATAAAAACATAGAATTGACAGCCAACTTCCAGGGACAGACCGGTCACAGTATACTTAACCGAAAGCGAGGCGAAATGCTGTTCACCACAGATACCAACATTGATGCCGACCTTGCCGATAACCTATGGAGAGGAGAAGGTACTTCCAACGAATACCCATCAGCGGCAGGTTTGAGAAAGGCCTATAACCTGAGCATGAGTGATTACTTTGTAGAGGATGGTTCTTACTTCCGTATCCAAAACGTAAGGTTGGCCTATAGCCTGATCAATAGAGAGCTGTTCGGGGCACCTATGCCGGATGTCAGGATTACACTTACAGCAGAGAGACCATTGACCGTATTTGATTACAACGGTTTCAACCCGGAGGTAGCCGATGGTATTGACCGCCAGACTTATCCTATTCCAGGTATTTACACCATAGGTCTGAACATAAAACTTTAA
- a CDS encoding class I SAM-dependent methyltransferase: MKKEMTETELRQLEKQLGCPSGEMGIELGVTMHETNIGMTLNTIEFLDLHDGNLVLELGHGNCSHLEKLLGKAKNLAYHGLEISTLMHEEAQRINQQVIADHKVDFKLYNGENIPFPESHFDRIMTVNTIYFWKEPEGFINEIGRKLKPNGCLVITFAQKDFMKNLPFVGENFTLYNQRDIEKLVEGSGLAITGYLDKTEEVKSKAGESVERFYSMVKLAKK; the protein is encoded by the coding sequence ATGAAAAAAGAAATGACTGAAACGGAACTTCGGCAATTGGAAAAACAACTTGGGTGCCCAAGCGGAGAGATGGGTATAGAACTAGGCGTGACCATGCATGAAACTAATATCGGCATGACTCTGAACACAATTGAATTCCTTGACCTGCATGATGGCAATTTGGTACTCGAACTAGGGCATGGAAACTGTAGCCATCTGGAGAAATTGTTAGGGAAAGCAAAAAACCTCGCATACCACGGGCTGGAGATTTCAACTTTGATGCATGAGGAAGCTCAAAGAATTAATCAGCAGGTAATTGCAGATCACAAAGTTGATTTTAAGCTTTATAATGGTGAGAATATCCCGTTTCCTGAAAGTCATTTCGACAGGATCATGACGGTAAATACTATTTATTTTTGGAAAGAGCCTGAAGGGTTTATTAATGAGATCGGGAGAAAGTTGAAGCCAAACGGTTGTTTGGTTATAACTTTTGCTCAAAAGGATTTTATGAAGAACCTGCCGTTTGTAGGAGAAAACTTTACCTTGTACAACCAAAGAGATATTGAAAAGCTGGTGGAAGGATCGGGTCTGGCGATCACCGGATACCTCGATAAAACAGAAGAAGTAAAAAGTAAGGCAGGGGAAAGTGTGGAGAGATTTTACTCTATGGTGAAGTTGGCCAAGAAATAG
- a CDS encoding DUF4287 domain-containing protein, with protein sequence MSFQAYLDNIQTKTGKTPTDFETLAAEKGFTRDGQIKQGVKATEITNWLKDEYELGHGHAMAIYAYIKGKRE encoded by the coding sequence ATGTCATTTCAAGCATATTTAGACAACATTCAAACAAAAACAGGGAAAACACCTACAGATTTTGAAACGTTGGCAGCAGAAAAGGGATTCACCCGGGATGGGCAAATTAAACAAGGGGTAAAAGCTACGGAGATCACCAACTGGTTAAAAGATGAGTATGAGCTAGGGCATGGTCATGCCATGGCTATTTATGCTTATATTAAAGGCAAGAGAGAGTAG